Proteins co-encoded in one Stigmatopora nigra isolate UIUO_SnigA unplaced genomic scaffold, RoL_Snig_1.1 HiC_scaffold_26, whole genome shotgun sequence genomic window:
- the ostm1 gene encoding osteopetrosis-associated transmembrane protein 1, with protein MPLYHLTPILTICLLYACSVGLSEGANVTLDVSAAANSPVFKPAEAGDSAASLIRLSSAFPDDLEVSDYCNELLRLFGQHYTSFVNCLVPSSRPVKVCQNCYDSYGRLVATYMNISSEQLGPSNETCRDSLLRSDRLMVVYLLFDNLKDLWIKAGCDNCITDGFLNLTDDMLYFMSTLNQTLTCFERYQQGNHTELCKNCKSAYKGLNELYSGMENNQTMCIDIEDGMNMTRRLWSKTFKCSFPREETVPVIAVSSFMLFLPIIFYLSSFLHSEQKKRKLIHPKRAKSYSSSLMNIQDKQS; from the exons ATGCCTCTTTATCACTTAACCCCGATCTTAACCATCTGTTTATTATATGCATGTTCCGTTGGCTTAAGCGAAGGAGCGAACGTCACACTTGATGTTTCGGCTGCGGCCAATTCTCCTGTTTTCAAGccggcagaggcgggggactcGGCCGCCTCCCTCATCCGCCTGTCGTCCGCCTTCCCGGACGATCTGGAAGTAAGCGACTACTGCAATGAGCTACTGCGCCTCTTTGGCCAACATTATACATCCTTTGTCAACTGCCTGGTTCCCTCATCGAGACCGGTTAAAGTGTGCCAGAACTGCTACGATTCTTatggtagactggttgccaCCTACATGAACATCTCATCAGAACAG TTAGGTCCGTCTAATGAGACCTGCAGGGACAGTCTTCTACGCAGTGATCGTCTTATGGTGGTTTATCTGCTCTTTGACAACTTAAAGGACTTGTGGATTAAAGCAGGCTGTGACA ACTGCATCACCGATGGATTCCTGAACCTCACTGATGACATGCTTTACTTCATGTCCACTCTCAATCAAACCCTCACCTGCTTTGAGAGATACCAACAG GGCAACCACACTGAGCTGTGCAAAAACTGTAAGAGTGCATATAAGGGCCTCAATGAGCTATACAGCGGCATGGAGAACAATCAGACCATGTGCATTGACATAGAGGATGGG ATGAACATGACCCGTAGACTTTGGAGTAAGACTTTCAAATGTTCCTTCCCCCGAGAGGAGACGGTACCCGTCATCGCAGTGTCCAGCTTCATGCTCTTTTTGCCCATCATCTTCTACTTGAGCAGCTTCCTTCACTCCGAACAAAAGAAACGCAAGCTCATACACC caaagaGAGCAAAATCTTACTCCTCCAGTCTGATGAATATTCAGGACAAGCAGAGCTGA
- the drc1 gene encoding dynein regulatory complex protein 1 isoform X1: MEKVKTIKEASEESDFPAKGDSEIRVSLQEKVPLGDEEHAKSWNAEEISKLESDLLALVSNIQVSADAKESLRRKELEEARKIRSELLEWEIKTSQEKFEEISSRWSLAKEVVIPQELQETLKWQRLLCEELIEDKKKLIKELQQELKSGDERYVKDLRKQAEDVDLMMQRSEELVTTLTQAYRDELAHIESMYQQEHDVLLTKDQTEWEQCVKKLWDQQQEILEERRKIVDGYEAKIHNLMMDPEYKYDAMREEHDAKFQELEREQQQMMADNMIQNINYITDMDDRLCNLAHMKKRILSLESELRNLKRTYTNDKKESEKESSRLSDQYKRNIEHYQRMQQRNRQFAATDTKQFEETWRMLDKEVRQQVEKALLVDAMIWKQVLGLAWARPRGNSLADLHGPDCFWKEAGMKLEGKDGVAGPLEEEQVPLETMKELMELLCDESGFLTEDRLPKSANLDKKEQNVIKLETLFHICGMDEEEDIPSLANFILKYQQREADETVSASGKSQEGATSSTCNPNNVLPGLREFLKRYGHFRNQTGGKHRYWSADKWDSSADEAYWESLANVITKDKLKVWDAAEILLKKHMSVLTEISDCLPEIESLEQQNAELRMLLQQQSVSA; the protein is encoded by the exons ATGGAAAAAGTCAAGACTATTAAGGAAGCAAGTGAAGAGTCGGATTTTCCTGCAAAGGGAGATTCAGAAATCAG AGTGTCTCTGCAGGAGAAGGTTCCTCTTGGAGATGAGGAACATGCAAAG tcATGGAATGCTGAGGAAATTTCAAAACTGGAAAGTGATTTACTGGCATTAGTGAGCAACATCCAAGTTTCAGCTGATGCCAAAGAGTCCTTGCGAAGAAAAGAGTTGGAGGAAGCTCGCAAGATACG CTCAGAGTTGCTGGAGTGGGAAATCAAAACCAGCCAAGAGAAGTTTGAAGAGATTTCTAGCAGGTGGTCTTTGGCCAAAGAGGTGGTCATCCCTCAAGAACTGCAGGAGACTTTGAAATGGCAGCGGCTTTTGTGCGAGGAACTCATCGAGGACAAGAAGAAACTCATTAAAGAGCTGCAGCAG GAGTTGAAGAGTGGGGACGAGCGCTACGTGAAGGACTTGAGGAAGCAAGCAGAAGACGTGGATCTGATGATGCAACGCTCTGAAGAGCTCGTCACTACTCTGACGCAAGCCTACAGGGATGAGTTGGCACACATTGAG AGCATGTATCAGCAGGAACATGATGTCTTGCTTACAAAAGACCAGACCGAATGGGAGCAATGTGTCAAGAAGCTGTGGGATCAACAG CAAGAGATTCTGGAAGAGAGAAGGAAGATAGTGGACGGGTACGAAGCCAAGATTCATAACCTGATGATGGATCCGGAATATAAATATGATGCTATGAGGGAGGAGCATGATGCCAAGTTTCAG gagTTGGAAAGGGAACAACAGCAGATGATGGCTGACAACATGATCCAAAATATCAACTACATCACAGACATGGATGATCGATTGTGCAATTTAGCTCACATGAAGAAGAGAATCCTCAG TCTGGAGAGCGAGCTAAGAAACCTTAAGCGCACCTACACCAACGATAAGAAAGAATCGGAGAAGGAAAGCAGCCGTTTGTCCGATCAATACAAACGCAACATTGAACACTATCAACGCATGCAGCAGAGAAACAG ACAATTTGCCGCCACTGACACCAAACAATTCGAGGAGACGTGGAGGATGCTCGACAAAGAAGTGAGGCAACAAGTGGAAAAAGCTTTACTCGTGGACGCAATGATTTGGAAGCAAGTCCTCGGTCTAGCTTGGGCGAGACCTCGAGGGAACTCTCTTGCGGATTTGCACGGTCCAGACTGTTTTTGGAAAGAAGCCGGCATGAAACTGGAGGGGAAGGATGGAGTGGCCGGGCCATTGGAGGAAGAGCAGGTGCCTTTGGAGACCATGAAGGAACTAATGGAGCTGCTATGTGATGAGTCG GGCTTCCTCAcagaagatagactcccaaagTCAGCAAACTTAGACAAGAAAGAACAGAATGTCATCAAGTTGGAAACTCTTTTCCAT ATTTGTGGcatggatgaggaggaggatatACCCAGCTTGGCTAATTTTATCCTCAAGTACCAGCAGAGGGAGGCAGATGAg ACAGTGTCTGCTAGTGGAAAGTCACAGGAAGGAGCCACTAGTTCAACTTGTAATCCTAACAATGTTTTACCTGGGCTGCGGGAATTCCTAAAGCGTTATGGCCACTTCAG GAACCAAACCGGAGGGAAGCATCGCTACTGGAGCGCAGACAAGTGGGATTCCTCGGCGGATGAAGCCTATTGGGAGAGTTTAGCTAATGTTATCACCAAAGATAAACTCAAAGTGTGGGATGCGGCAGAGATCctactaaaaaaacacat GTCAGTTCTTACTGAAATTTCTGATTGCCTCCCTGAAATTGAGAGTCTGGAACAGCAGAATGCAGAACTTCGTATGCTACTGCAACAACAATCTGTCAGCGCATAa
- the drc1 gene encoding dynein regulatory complex protein 1 isoform X2 translates to MEKVKTIKEASEESDFPAKGDSEIRVSLQEKVPLGDEEHAKSWNAEEISKLESDLLALVSNIQVSADAKESLRRKELEEARKIRSELLEWEIKTSQEKFEEISSRWSLAKEVVIPQELQETLKWQRLLCEELIEDKKKLIKELQQELKSGDERYVKDLRKQAEDVDLMMQRSEELVTTLTQAYRDELAHIESMYQQEHDVLLTKDQTEWEQCVKKLWDQQQEILEERRKIVDGYEAKIHNLMMDPEYKYDAMREEHDAKFQELEREQQQMMADNMIQNINYITDMDDRLCNLAHMKKRILSLESELRNLKRTYTNDKKESEKESSRLSDQYKRNIEHYQRMQQRNRQFAATDTKQFEETWRMLDKEVRQQVEKALLVDAMIWKQVLGLAWARPRGNSLADLHGPDCFWKEAGMKLEGKDGVAGPLEEEQVPLETMKELMELLCDESGFLTEDRLPKSANLDKKEQNVIKLETLFHICGMDEEEDIPSLANFILKYQQREADECLLVESHRKEPLVQLVILTMFYLGCGNS, encoded by the exons ATGGAAAAAGTCAAGACTATTAAGGAAGCAAGTGAAGAGTCGGATTTTCCTGCAAAGGGAGATTCAGAAATCAG AGTGTCTCTGCAGGAGAAGGTTCCTCTTGGAGATGAGGAACATGCAAAG tcATGGAATGCTGAGGAAATTTCAAAACTGGAAAGTGATTTACTGGCATTAGTGAGCAACATCCAAGTTTCAGCTGATGCCAAAGAGTCCTTGCGAAGAAAAGAGTTGGAGGAAGCTCGCAAGATACG CTCAGAGTTGCTGGAGTGGGAAATCAAAACCAGCCAAGAGAAGTTTGAAGAGATTTCTAGCAGGTGGTCTTTGGCCAAAGAGGTGGTCATCCCTCAAGAACTGCAGGAGACTTTGAAATGGCAGCGGCTTTTGTGCGAGGAACTCATCGAGGACAAGAAGAAACTCATTAAAGAGCTGCAGCAG GAGTTGAAGAGTGGGGACGAGCGCTACGTGAAGGACTTGAGGAAGCAAGCAGAAGACGTGGATCTGATGATGCAACGCTCTGAAGAGCTCGTCACTACTCTGACGCAAGCCTACAGGGATGAGTTGGCACACATTGAG AGCATGTATCAGCAGGAACATGATGTCTTGCTTACAAAAGACCAGACCGAATGGGAGCAATGTGTCAAGAAGCTGTGGGATCAACAG CAAGAGATTCTGGAAGAGAGAAGGAAGATAGTGGACGGGTACGAAGCCAAGATTCATAACCTGATGATGGATCCGGAATATAAATATGATGCTATGAGGGAGGAGCATGATGCCAAGTTTCAG gagTTGGAAAGGGAACAACAGCAGATGATGGCTGACAACATGATCCAAAATATCAACTACATCACAGACATGGATGATCGATTGTGCAATTTAGCTCACATGAAGAAGAGAATCCTCAG TCTGGAGAGCGAGCTAAGAAACCTTAAGCGCACCTACACCAACGATAAGAAAGAATCGGAGAAGGAAAGCAGCCGTTTGTCCGATCAATACAAACGCAACATTGAACACTATCAACGCATGCAGCAGAGAAACAG ACAATTTGCCGCCACTGACACCAAACAATTCGAGGAGACGTGGAGGATGCTCGACAAAGAAGTGAGGCAACAAGTGGAAAAAGCTTTACTCGTGGACGCAATGATTTGGAAGCAAGTCCTCGGTCTAGCTTGGGCGAGACCTCGAGGGAACTCTCTTGCGGATTTGCACGGTCCAGACTGTTTTTGGAAAGAAGCCGGCATGAAACTGGAGGGGAAGGATGGAGTGGCCGGGCCATTGGAGGAAGAGCAGGTGCCTTTGGAGACCATGAAGGAACTAATGGAGCTGCTATGTGATGAGTCG GGCTTCCTCAcagaagatagactcccaaagTCAGCAAACTTAGACAAGAAAGAACAGAATGTCATCAAGTTGGAAACTCTTTTCCAT ATTTGTGGcatggatgaggaggaggatatACCCAGCTTGGCTAATTTTATCCTCAAGTACCAGCAGAGGGAGGCAGATGAg TGTCTGCTAGTGGAAAGTCACAGGAAGGAGCCACTAGTTCAACTTGTAATCCTAACAATGTTTTACCTGGGCTGCGGGAATTCCTAA
- the LOC144192427 gene encoding uncharacterized protein LOC144192427, translating to MITFSSSYYKTQESGVMEEESKSEPEAVAGTSSSWMSEAWTAPTEEVENIQVDDSQADNIRVDDCQQDNIEVDNSQPDNSQEDNSQEDGTTASLEVTAESLNELMRSMETMLMDVEHMRSQCGDQAKELLAAALELEQQQQELRDSYAEINAELQEIMASLDDLSITKSAFEAREKDMEKLSKQF from the exons ATGATTACCTTTTCTTCCAGCTACTACAAAACTCAAGAATCAGGAGTCATGGAGGAAGAGTCAAAATCAGAACCAGAAGCTGTTGCCGGGACATCGTCATCATGGATGTCAGAAGCGTGGACAGCACCAACCGAGGAGGTAGAGAACATTCAGGTAGACGACTCCCAGGCAGACAACATTCGG GTAGACGACTGCCAGCAAGACAACATTGAGGTAGACAACTCCCAGCCAGACAACTCCCAGGAAGACAACTCCCAGGAAGACGGCACCACGGCATCGTTGGAGGTGACGGCCGAGAGTTTGAACGAGCTGATGCGTAGCATGGAGACCATGCTTATGGATGTAGAGCACATGAGAAGCCAGTGCGGCGACCAAGCCAAAGAGCTTCTCGCCGCCGCCTTGGAGCTGGAACAGCAACAACAGGAGCTTAGGGATAGTTACGCTGAAATTAACGCAGAATTGCAAGAAATCATGGCTTCCTTGGATGACTTGTCCATCACCAAGAGTGCCTTTGAGGCCCGAGAGAAGGATATGGAAAAATTGAGCAAGCAGTTTTAA
- the paplnb gene encoding papilin b, proteoglycan-like sulfated glycoprotein, giving the protein MEKIRILAFLQLLAVPVFSQSQQLQDQWGEFGPYGPCSRSCGTGVAMRTRKCITLRTDGGHNCVGSAKSFQICNTIECPVGSRDFREEQCSQFDRIYVQGKRHTWVPYYGAKPCELNCVTREQNVVYRHRPKVVDGTPCHVGRSDICVDGECKLVSSMTQGGVSSPGETVVQPEPTPAPEPQPTEPETYEYRVNTYGECSATCGGGTQHRTVECWLQDPVNSRMVDESFCIVQHLPRPESQQVCNAHSCNAKYSFSVFGECSVTCGGGQQRREVYCEGAGGERLADVACQTLTKPHSVRVCRRPACRILSTWHVTAYGLCSRSCGGGVRERQVACLDSNLKPNPVARCGISHRPVVVEACNSQPCHEAQVVPSLQNPEMHESTATGFVPYVPEVPATSRPNIGQNPNNRENVAACTRSYHGCCPDGRTSATGPANRGCSQHDCMNSRFGCCLDGVTPAGGFGRAGCPVQQTIVHSSEPTPSSPRSTCSLPRAEGSCDSWRRRFYFNTNTGRCTEFWWGGCLGNANNFASLGECQIACEVAATS; this is encoded by the exons ATGGAGAAGATTCGGATTTTGGCTTTCCTCCAGCTACTTGCTGTTCCTGTCTTTTCT CAATCACAGCAACTGCAAGACCAATGGGGGGAGTTTGGCCCCTATGGCCCCTGCAGTCGCTCTTGTGGGACTGGAGTTGCAATGAGGACAAGGAAGTGTATCACTTTAAG gacagaTGGTGGTCATAATTGTGTCGGATCAGCCAAGTCTTTTCAGATCTGTAACACAATT GAATGCCCAGTGGGATCCAGAGACTTCAGAGAAGAGCAATGTTCCCAATTTGACAGAATCTACGTTCAGGGAAAACGTCACACTTGGGTGCCATATTACGGAG CCAAACCATGTGAGCTGAACTGCGTCACACGGGAACAAAACGTTGTCTACCGTCATCGACCCAAGGTGGTGGACGGAACCCCTTGCCACGTTGGCCGAAGTGACATTTGTGTTGATGGCGAGTGCAAG TTAGTGAGCTCGATGACCCAGGGAGGGGTTTCCAGTCCGGGAGAAACGGTCGTACAACCCGAGCCCACCCCTGCCCCCGAACCCCAGCCCACAGAGCCCGAAACATACGAGTACAGAGTCAACACCTACGGCGAATGCTCAGCCACCTGCGGCGGAGGAACGCAGCATCGCACCGTAGAATGTTGGCTTCAAGACCCAGTCAACTCCCGTATGGTAGACGAAAGCTTTTGCATTGTGCAGCACTTGCCACGGCCTGAATCCCAGCAGGTGTGCAACGCGCATTCTTGTAATGCAAAGTACAGCTTTTCTGTCTTCGGTGAG TGTTCAGTCACTTGTGGAGGAGGACAGCAGAGAAGAGAAGTGTACTGTGAGGGTGCCGGAGGTGAACGTCTGGCCGATGTGGCCTGCCAAACCCTTACAAAACCTCACTCAGTCCGAGTCTGCAGGAGACCCGCCTGCCGCATCTTAAGCACATGGCATGTGACAGCCTATGGATTG TGCTCTCGCAGCTGTGGTGGTGGTGTCCGTGAAAGGCAGGTGGCCTGTTTAGATTCCAACCTGAAACCCAATCCAGTCGCCAGGTGCGGTATCTCCCATAGGCCCGTAGTGGTGGAGGCATGCAACTCACAGCCCTGCCATGAAGCTCAAG TGGTCCCAAGTCTACAGAATCCAGAGATGCATGAAAGCACCGCAACAGGATTTGTACCTTACGTTCCAGAAGTACCAGCAA CCTCTCGACCAAATATTGGCCAGAATCCTAACAATAGAGAAAATGTTGCTGCTTGCACCCGGTCCTATCATGGCTGCTGTCCCGATGGACGCACCTCTGCCACTGGGCCGGCCAATAGGGGATGCTCCCAGCATGACTGCATGAACTCCAG GTTTGGATGTTGTTTGGATGGGGTTACTCCTGCTGGTGGATTCGGTAGAGCTGGATGTCCTGTACAGCAAACCATTGTG cACTCAAGTGAACCAACACCTTCATCTCCGAGGAGTACATGCTCACTTCCACGAGCCGAGGGCTCTTGCGATTCCTGGAGAAGACGCTTCTATTTCAATACAAACACCGGAAGATGTACAGAGTTTTGGTGGGGGGGCTGCCTTGGAAATGCCAATAACTTTGCTTCTCTTGGGGAATGTCAGATAGCATGTGAGGTGGCGGCCACATCCTAA